One window of Saprospiraceae bacterium genomic DNA carries:
- a CDS encoding T9SS type A sorting domain-containing protein, whose amino-acid sequence MKISNLKALLISLNTYYLKFIFIVSFVGICEHACAQFQTAVGFTFPSNERAVRGLQTNSGNYFILADNNNHPNGIFNPSGDLQYLNLNSTGFLLNPAKLLGQDGTESAAWMEKTSCGNGAYIIAANEDFGTGNNMLAILIDINGNPIWSRNIGSNFSREEATCIKEDGNGDFIMVGSRESNGVYNIQAVKLDCNGNQIWYRNYATVNSAIATSVTSFATQASSCASSSNYFVTGVILGPNGNDELFILNIDATTGNLIWITSYDIAPNAAEYATCIQGSCLFNAGSLGEIWVSGYSTDLNSSLSQVFMMKTDINGNPLWANNYEIVGDVEAASHFEFTNIGDFMITGRAESLTFPPRPATRTGNCMLMKLAHSGNQVIWNRAYDQGFASQGNSVEVLNNNSCFISGYSYKADPPSAFDFNVLTIKTDSSGRTGTTCNHNLITDIIKRNPIPTLLTSMVSSPIDFNVLPLTSKTYQDTQIFCLITPPSKCDSLFTILNPFNNGQAICCFDLFVNNPTANCFNQILLNLSSGNIVNPIANPNWMINSSGNQMTIAHSSGFIPAGYVNPGNFCVSNVTNPVTVNISYTYSSGGVAGRCDEHLMLQCPAPPFQSCRCDSNAIAGPNLVQNGDFSLGNVGFTNGYLYMPPNLGLSNGRYSVKNSTNLVNLAWACVDHTLGTPLGNFLAVDATTVAGSVCWRQIVNVNFGVNYSFCAFVNNLVNTSNNFTNPTVELWILNTLQATITLPEIPDNWINLSANWTSTVNGAVPIEIRVGAPVHPSGSGCDFAVDDIAFHECRPIVFHLDTCCTVCNPVNLTWTTLSNQFFITDMTVYDNKLIVGGQFAFGGFNAIAAWDGSNWLPLGAGFNGTVEALEVHNGKLYAGGAFSNNGNNIAEWSGTIPGGSWNPSFPGLTGGIFNRVTSLLSTPQGLVAGGAFQIPANNIARWNGINWTNLGSSGINVPNTNSGGVHGLGLFNGNLVAGGVFSPPLKNIAQLNGNVWQNLGNGINLFIGNNGEGIKAILQFDNNKLAVGGRFQEAVNAGNIVVANTQFIAQWDGNNWSSMSTGVNSSFEGIYDLIIHCGDLYAGGLFGSIGSNPITGVAHWDANSNSWLSVSNHSNLLIRALENFRSNAGSACDLYSGGEVTLNHLKCATQIENPAATFFKVFPNPVSSNLILELDHAAAKELLVFIIDINGKRSLIQKISKGKSRISLDLSEFQKGVYILEIFDNSSKKWYKKVLKE is encoded by the coding sequence ATGAAAATTTCAAACTTAAAAGCATTGCTAATTTCTCTAAACACATACTATCTTAAATTTATTTTTATAGTAAGTTTTGTAGGTATTTGCGAACATGCATGCGCGCAATTCCAAACTGCTGTTGGATTTACCTTTCCATCGAATGAGCGCGCTGTAAGGGGATTGCAAACAAATTCTGGTAATTATTTTATTTTAGCAGATAATAACAATCATCCAAATGGAATCTTTAATCCAAGTGGGGATCTGCAATATTTAAATTTAAATTCAACTGGGTTTTTATTGAATCCTGCTAAATTACTGGGACAAGATGGAACGGAATCAGCTGCCTGGATGGAGAAAACGAGCTGCGGAAACGGGGCTTACATTATTGCTGCAAATGAAGATTTTGGAACAGGTAATAACATGTTAGCGATTCTTATTGACATCAACGGCAATCCAATCTGGTCACGAAACATCGGATCTAATTTTAGTAGGGAAGAAGCCACTTGTATCAAAGAAGATGGCAATGGCGATTTCATCATGGTCGGCTCAAGAGAAAGCAATGGTGTTTACAATATACAGGCTGTAAAATTAGATTGCAATGGAAATCAAATCTGGTATCGAAATTATGCTACAGTAAATTCGGCGATTGCAACTTCCGTTACCAGTTTTGCTACACAAGCGAGTTCATGTGCAAGTAGTTCGAATTATTTTGTTACCGGTGTGATTCTGGGTCCGAATGGAAATGACGAATTATTTATTCTAAACATTGATGCAACGACTGGAAACCTAATTTGGATTACATCTTACGACATAGCTCCAAATGCAGCAGAATACGCAACGTGCATTCAGGGCTCTTGCTTATTTAATGCAGGATCCCTAGGAGAAATTTGGGTTTCAGGGTATTCAACGGATTTGAATTCAAGTTTGTCGCAAGTATTTATGATGAAAACAGATATTAATGGAAATCCGTTATGGGCAAATAATTATGAAATTGTCGGTGATGTTGAAGCAGCTTCTCATTTTGAATTTACCAACATCGGAGATTTTATGATTACAGGCCGTGCCGAAAGCCTAACCTTTCCTCCAAGACCCGCAACCAGAACTGGAAATTGCATGCTTATGAAACTGGCTCATTCCGGAAATCAAGTGATTTGGAATCGTGCGTATGATCAGGGGTTTGCATCTCAGGGAAATAGTGTTGAAGTTTTAAATAATAATTCTTGTTTTATTAGCGGTTATAGCTACAAAGCGGACCCACCTTCTGCTTTTGATTTTAATGTATTGACAATCAAAACAGATAGCTCAGGTCGTACAGGTACTACTTGTAATCACAATTTAATAACCGATATTATCAAAAGGAATCCGATACCAACTTTATTAACTTCCATGGTTTCAAGTCCTATCGATTTTAATGTACTTCCTTTGACAAGCAAAACCTATCAGGATACGCAAATTTTTTGTTTAATTACGCCTCCGTCTAAATGTGATTCACTTTTTACAATATTAAATCCATTTAACAACGGACAAGCAATTTGTTGTTTTGATTTATTCGTGAATAATCCAACTGCCAATTGCTTTAATCAAATTTTATTAAATCTGAGTTCAGGCAACATCGTTAATCCGATTGCAAATCCAAATTGGATGATCAATTCAAGTGGCAATCAAATGACGATTGCACACAGTTCCGGTTTTATTCCGGCAGGGTATGTTAATCCTGGTAATTTTTGTGTAAGCAATGTGACGAATCCAGTAACAGTCAATATCAGTTATACGTATTCAAGTGGTGGCGTTGCGGGTCGTTGTGATGAACACTTGATGCTACAATGTCCTGCGCCCCCATTCCAATCATGCAGATGCGATTCCAATGCGATAGCAGGGCCAAACCTGGTTCAAAATGGAGACTTTAGTTTGGGCAATGTGGGCTTTACAAATGGATATCTTTACATGCCACCTAATTTAGGATTAAGTAATGGTAGGTATTCTGTAAAGAATTCAACCAATTTGGTTAATCTGGCCTGGGCTTGTGTAGATCATACCTTGGGCACACCGCTCGGAAATTTTCTTGCAGTAGATGCTACAACAGTTGCAGGTTCAGTATGCTGGAGACAAATTGTAAATGTAAATTTCGGAGTCAATTATTCATTTTGTGCATTTGTAAACAATCTGGTAAATACCTCCAATAATTTTACAAATCCTACGGTCGAACTTTGGATTCTCAATACACTGCAAGCAACAATCACTTTGCCGGAAATTCCGGATAACTGGATTAATCTCAGCGCCAATTGGACCAGCACTGTAAATGGAGCTGTACCTATTGAAATAAGGGTTGGCGCACCAGTACATCCCTCTGGTTCAGGTTGTGATTTTGCAGTAGATGACATTGCATTTCACGAATGCAGACCCATTGTTTTTCATCTGGACACTTGCTGTACTGTGTGCAATCCTGTCAATTTAACTTGGACAACCTTGTCTAACCAGTTTTTTATTACTGACATGACCGTTTATGACAATAAATTAATTGTCGGTGGACAATTTGCATTTGGTGGATTTAATGCCATTGCAGCATGGGATGGTAGTAATTGGTTGCCGTTGGGTGCAGGTTTTAATGGAACCGTTGAAGCGCTTGAAGTACACAATGGAAAACTCTATGCCGGTGGTGCATTTTCAAATAATGGAAACAACATTGCAGAGTGGAGCGGTACCATTCCTGGAGGTTCCTGGAATCCTTCGTTCCCGGGTTTAACAGGCGGCATTTTTAATCGGGTTACCTCTTTATTGTCTACACCACAAGGATTGGTCGCAGGCGGGGCATTTCAGATTCCAGCCAATAACATTGCACGCTGGAATGGAATCAATTGGACCAATCTTGGAAGTTCTGGAATCAATGTTCCAAATACGAATTCAGGAGGCGTTCATGGATTGGGTTTGTTTAATGGAAATCTGGTTGCAGGTGGGGTATTTAGTCCGCCTTTAAAAAATATAGCGCAACTCAATGGGAATGTTTGGCAAAACCTGGGCAACGGCATCAATTTATTTATTGGAAACAATGGAGAAGGCATCAAAGCCATTTTGCAATTTGACAACAACAAACTTGCTGTTGGTGGACGCTTTCAGGAAGCTGTGAATGCTGGAAATATAGTAGTGGCCAATACCCAATTTATTGCACAATGGGATGGGAACAATTGGTCGTCAATGAGTACTGGCGTCAATTCTAGTTTTGAAGGAATCTATGATTTAATAATTCATTGTGGAGATCTGTATGCAGGAGGTTTGTTTGGATCTATTGGAAGTAATCCAATTACCGGCGTAGCGCATTGGGATGCAAATTCAAATTCCTGGCTAAGTGTTTCTAATCACTCCAATTTGTTGATCAGAGCATTAGAAAATTTTAGATCCAATGCAGGATCTGCTTGTGATTTATATTCTGGGGGGGAAGTCACACTAAACCATTTGAAATGTGCAACCCAAATTGAAAACCCAGCTGCAACATTTTTTAAAGTTTTTCCAAATCCTGTTAGTTCAAATTTAATATTGGAATTGGATCATGCAGCTGCAAAGGAACTATTGGTTTTTATTATTGACATCAATGGCAAACGATCCTTGATTCAAAAAATATCAAAAGGCAAATCACGTATTTCATTGGATCTATCAGAATTTCAGAAAGGAGTATATATACTTGAAATTTTTGACAATAGTTCAAAGAAATGGTACAAAAAGGTTTTGAAAGAATAA
- the dnaX gene encoding DNA polymerase III subunit gamma/tau, which translates to MPTTKLMDSFIVSARKYRPLKWTDVIGQEHVAHTLKNALAKGQIAHAFLFCGPRGVGKTTCARILAKVLNCTNPSADWEPCNSCDNCRAFMENASFNIFELDAASNNSVEDIRELVDQVRYQPQAGKYKIYIVDEVHMLSTAAFNAFLKTLEEPPPYAKFILATTEKHKIIPTILSRCQIYDFRRIQEKDIVFQLEKICQQESIQAEDEALHLIAQKADGALRDALSIFDRIKSFSDKSILYKDVVENLNVLDYDYFFKFSDAFLTENVEAALVLLDQVLSLGFDPEIILEGMASHFRNLMIVKDPNLQSLFEGSDAIRKKYIQQAEACRLSDLINWLDQVHESDVNLVRSRNKRLHIEILLIKICYASRKKMDQVLSDPSPTENISTPLASNPGKTEKKESETSPVVKKVNIAASQIMKDAFMIPKLGNLDSLKQKIEADEKQKQEKLIDFTEENFLQFWEDCKRDEKSASFKVMLNSTKVKWEPHSITILTGSGIVRDSIRMELKLDEKIRNTFSTKNITSRIEIDPELAALEEKKIVKKLSANEKWDMMLASNQKLSDLKDVFSLKMDED; encoded by the coding sequence TTGCCCACCACAAAACTCATGGATTCATTTATCGTATCAGCCCGTAAATACCGCCCTTTAAAATGGACGGATGTCATTGGTCAGGAACACGTTGCCCATACCCTTAAGAATGCCCTAGCAAAAGGCCAGATTGCACATGCCTTTCTGTTTTGCGGTCCCAGGGGTGTTGGCAAAACCACCTGTGCCCGGATTTTGGCTAAAGTACTCAATTGTACCAATCCCAGCGCTGATTGGGAGCCTTGCAATTCCTGTGATAATTGCCGGGCTTTCATGGAAAATGCTTCTTTTAATATTTTCGAGCTGGATGCGGCTTCCAATAATTCGGTTGAAGACATCCGCGAATTGGTTGATCAGGTGCGTTACCAACCCCAGGCTGGAAAATATAAAATCTATATAGTCGATGAGGTTCATATGTTATCAACGGCGGCTTTTAATGCTTTTTTGAAAACCCTGGAAGAACCTCCACCCTATGCCAAATTTATTTTAGCTACAACTGAAAAACATAAAATCATACCAACCATTTTAAGCCGTTGTCAGATTTATGATTTTAGGAGAATTCAGGAAAAGGACATCGTATTTCAGCTTGAAAAAATTTGTCAACAGGAATCCATTCAAGCCGAAGATGAAGCACTGCACTTAATTGCACAAAAAGCGGATGGTGCGCTGCGGGATGCTTTATCTATTTTTGACCGCATTAAAAGTTTCTCTGATAAAAGTATTTTATATAAAGATGTAGTTGAAAATTTGAACGTACTAGATTACGATTATTTTTTCAAATTTTCTGATGCTTTTCTAACAGAAAATGTGGAAGCCGCATTGGTATTGCTGGATCAAGTATTATCTCTTGGTTTTGATCCTGAAATTATCCTGGAAGGCATGGCTTCCCATTTCCGCAATTTGATGATCGTCAAAGATCCCAATTTACAGTCTTTGTTTGAAGGAAGTGATGCAATCAGAAAAAAATACATCCAACAAGCAGAAGCATGCAGACTTTCTGATTTAATTAACTGGCTGGATCAAGTACATGAATCAGATGTCAATTTAGTTAGGAGTAGAAACAAACGCTTGCATATAGAAATTTTATTGATTAAAATTTGTTATGCTTCCCGAAAAAAAATGGATCAGGTACTGTCTGATCCGTCTCCAACTGAAAATATAAGTACTCCTTTAGCATCTAATCCTGGTAAAACAGAAAAAAAAGAAAGTGAAACCAGTCCGGTTGTAAAAAAAGTCAACATCGCTGCTTCACAAATCATGAAAGATGCATTTATGATTCCAAAATTGGGGAATTTGGATTCATTGAAACAAAAAATTGAAGCAGATGAAAAACAAAAGCAAGAGAAATTAATCGATTTTACTGAGGAAAATTTTCTGCAATTTTGGGAAGATTGTAAACGGGATGAAAAATCAGCTTCATTTAAAGTCATGTTAAACAGCACTAAAGTAAAATGGGAACCACACAGCATTACTATTTTAACCGGTTCCGGCATTGTGCGCGATTCTATCCGGATGGAATTGAAACTCGATGAAAAAATACGCAATACCTTTTCAACAAAAAACATTACCAGCCGAATTGAAATAGATCCTGAACTGGCAGCACTGGAAGAAAAAAAAATTGTAAAAAAATTATCTGCCAATGAAAAATGGGATATGATGCTTGCCAGTAACCAAAAGCTTTCGGATTTAAAGGACGTATTTTCATTAAAGATGGATGAAGATTGA
- a CDS encoding quinone-dependent dihydroorotate dehydrogenase — translation MWKLLKSFFFLLDAERAHYLAMDLLAFSLKIPVISQLLKRSFKFESDLLHTEICGMNATNPIGLAAGFDKDGNWLNVLMLLGFGHIELGTVTKRPQSGNPKPRLFRLIKDRSIINRMGFNNLGVDALVERLKKFHKPNGLILGGNIGKNKESLDDQIIQDYLYCFTALFDFVDYFTINVSSPNTPGLRALQDKEPLNALLSAIQLENKTHLNKKPLFLKIAPDLSAEALDDILEVVQANDFSGIIVSNTTIDRPDFLLEKEIAKESGGLSGEALHSKSLQALHHLKSKAKPKLILIGVGGIMNEAAALERLKAGANWIQIYTGMIYEGPWFIKKIKQELIKPKAHQRN, via the coding sequence ATGTGGAAACTTCTTAAATCATTTTTCTTTTTACTGGATGCAGAGCGAGCACATTATCTTGCTATGGATTTATTGGCGTTTTCATTAAAAATTCCGGTAATTTCTCAACTGCTTAAACGTTCGTTTAAATTTGAATCGGATTTGTTGCATACAGAAATCTGTGGTATGAATGCAACGAACCCCATCGGATTGGCCGCAGGTTTTGATAAAGATGGAAATTGGTTGAATGTATTGATGCTTTTAGGTTTTGGACATATCGAATTGGGTACAGTGACAAAACGTCCTCAATCAGGAAATCCTAAACCCAGATTATTCAGACTTATTAAAGACCGGTCTATTATTAATCGGATGGGCTTTAATAATCTAGGCGTAGATGCATTGGTTGAACGATTAAAAAAATTCCATAAACCAAATGGATTAATCCTTGGCGGAAATATTGGAAAAAACAAAGAAAGCCTTGATGATCAAATTATACAAGATTATCTATATTGTTTTACTGCCTTGTTTGATTTTGTAGATTATTTTACCATTAATGTCAGTTCGCCTAATACACCGGGTTTAAGAGCATTGCAAGATAAAGAACCGCTGAACGCATTGTTGTCTGCCATTCAATTAGAAAATAAAACGCATTTAAATAAAAAACCCTTGTTTTTAAAAATAGCTCCTGATTTAAGTGCAGAAGCTCTGGATGATATTTTAGAAGTGGTTCAAGCCAATGACTTTTCAGGAATTATTGTTTCCAATACGACCATTGACCGTCCTGATTTTTTACTAGAAAAAGAAATTGCAAAAGAAAGCGGCGGATTAAGTGGAGAAGCCTTGCATTCAAAATCATTGCAAGCTTTGCATCATTTAAAATCAAAAGCGAAGCCAAAACTTATATTAATTGGCGTTGGGGGTATTATGAATGAAGCAGCTGCTTTAGAACGACTGAAAGCCGGTGCAAACTGGATTCAAATTTATACCGGAATGATTTATGAAGGACCCTGGTTTATTAAAAAAATAAAACAAGAATTAATAAAACCCAAAGCACACCAGCGCAACTAA
- a CDS encoding flavin reductase family protein produces the protein MKRIITPGTLPTPDLHQYLLGAVAPRPIAFVSTIDPEGRVNLAPYSFFNAFSSNPPILVFSSNRRVENNTTKDTLHNIMASKECVVNVVSYPIVRQMMVCSVDFPNGISEFEQTGLTPVPASQVKPPLVKESPVNMECRVTDILTLGDQGGAGHLIICNVVCMHIDESVLDENQRIDPHKIDLMGRMGRAFYVRASGAAVMSMPQSHKLPVVGYPKLPEHIRQSKFITANLIGALAGMKELPTNQEAITTILGWESGDQILKLDSDTKHQIAQEYFNGNQLEKAAALLMSI, from the coding sequence ATGAAGCGAATTATAACACCAGGGACCTTGCCCACTCCAGATTTACATCAATATTTGTTAGGGGCAGTAGCACCGCGACCGATTGCATTTGTGAGCACCATAGATCCTGAAGGACGTGTCAATCTGGCACCTTACAGTTTTTTTAATGCCTTTAGCAGCAATCCACCCATTTTGGTTTTTTCTTCAAACCGTCGGGTTGAAAACAATACGACCAAAGACACCTTACACAATATTATGGCATCCAAAGAATGTGTGGTCAATGTAGTTTCATATCCCATCGTTCGCCAAATGATGGTTTGTTCAGTTGATTTTCCAAATGGCATCAGTGAATTTGAACAAACGGGATTGACTCCAGTGCCAGCTTCACAAGTAAAACCACCCTTAGTAAAGGAATCACCAGTTAACATGGAATGCCGCGTCACAGATATTTTAACACTGGGAGACCAAGGTGGTGCAGGTCATTTAATCATCTGCAATGTGGTCTGTATGCATATAGATGAATCGGTTTTAGATGAAAACCAACGGATTGATCCGCATAAAATAGATCTTATGGGTCGCATGGGTCGTGCATTTTATGTACGTGCAAGTGGTGCTGCTGTAATGAGCATGCCACAATCCCATAAATTGCCGGTTGTTGGGTATCCAAAGCTCCCGGAACACATCCGCCAAAGTAAATTTATTACTGCCAACCTCATAGGTGCATTGGCAGGAATGAAAGAATTGCCCACAAATCAGGAAGCAATCACAACGATTTTAGGCTGGGAATCCGGTGATCAAATTTTAAAATTAGATTCTGATACCAAACACCAGATTGCACAAGAGTATTTTAATGGAAATCAATTGGAAAAAGCTGCCGCTTTGTTGATGAGTATTTAG
- a CDS encoding TlpA family protein disulfide reductase, which produces MQKYLLGLSGILFFSYLIYYFFFNTMLVLGQQAPNFEVENLRKNKINLDSFKGQYVLIDFWGSWCAPCRQENKILTMMYAHYRDQKFKKAEGIQFLSIAFDQDPAAALKAIENDGLIWPHHVIEPNMFESQLAKIYKIKSIPAKYLIGPDQIIMLADPSIRELDDFLAFQILKN; this is translated from the coding sequence ATGCAGAAATACCTCTTAGGCCTTAGCGGCATTTTATTTTTTTCTTACCTGATTTATTATTTTTTTTTCAATACCATGCTGGTATTGGGACAGCAAGCCCCCAATTTTGAAGTTGAAAATTTGCGGAAAAATAAAATCAATTTAGATAGTTTTAAAGGGCAGTATGTTTTAATAGATTTTTGGGGTTCCTGGTGCGCTCCTTGTCGTCAGGAAAATAAAATCCTAACCATGATGTATGCCCACTATAGAGATCAAAAATTTAAAAAAGCAGAAGGAATTCAGTTTTTAAGCATTGCCTTTGACCAGGATCCGGCTGCTGCTTTAAAAGCCATTGAAAACGATGGTTTGATCTGGCCTCATCATGTCATCGAACCCAACATGTTTGAAAGTCAATTGGCTAAAATTTATAAGATTAAGTCAATTCCAGCAAAATACCTGATTGGACCTGACCAAATTATCATGTTGGCGGACCCCAGTATTCGTGAATTAGATGATTTTTTGGCGTTTCAAATACTAAAAAACTGA
- a CDS encoding nucleotide exchange factor GrpE has product MTEEQQIPESEELTNGLETEQTEKSTAESGPDPLVILKAELADQKDKYIRLFAEFDNYKKRTIKEKIDTIRNASQELIQDLLVVLDDFDRAKKLSETQENEQIFPEGMRLVHHKLLGLLQSKGLEIMDTNGKDFDPEFHEAITEIPGTDESQKGKIYDTLEKGYLLNHKIIRFAKVVVCK; this is encoded by the coding sequence ATGACAGAAGAGCAGCAAATACCCGAAAGTGAAGAGCTAACAAATGGATTGGAAACAGAGCAAACTGAAAAATCTACAGCAGAATCCGGACCGGACCCACTTGTTATTTTAAAAGCAGAATTGGCCGATCAGAAAGATAAATACATACGTTTATTTGCGGAATTTGACAATTACAAAAAGCGTACAATTAAAGAAAAAATAGATACCATTCGCAATGCATCCCAGGAATTAATCCAGGATTTATTGGTAGTATTGGATGATTTTGATCGGGCAAAGAAGTTATCAGAAACACAGGAAAACGAACAAATTTTTCCGGAAGGCATGCGATTGGTTCATCACAAATTATTGGGATTGTTACAATCCAAAGGTTTAGAAATTATGGATACCAACGGAAAAGATTTTGATCCGGAATTTCATGAAGCAATTACTGAAATTCCCGGAACGGATGAAAGTCAAAAAGGAAAAATTTACGATACCCTTGAAAAAGGTTATTTATTAAATCATAAAATTATTCGATTTGCAAAAGTAGTAGTTTGCAAGTAA
- the dnaJ gene encoding molecular chaperone DnaJ, with amino-acid sequence MAKRDFYEILGVSKGADADAIKKAYRKVAMQFHPDRNPGDKAAEEKFKEAAEAYEILSDADKKARYDRYGHAGVDPNAGFGGNGGNGMTMDDIFSHFGDIFGDSGSPFESFFGGRSGGGGRAQGGSKGSNLRIKVSMTLEEIASGITKKIKVKKQVNCKTCNGSGAKDAKSVKTCSSCNGQGYVRQVKNTFLGQMQTTTTCPTCNGTGQMISAACTACRGSGMEVGEETIDIQIPAGVEDGMQLSLRGKGNAGSKGGPAGDLLISIEQKPHEHFSREGNNIHYDLYLNFADAALGCQMEVPTLQSAAKIKVPAGTQAGKIFRLKDLGLPSVQSYEKGDELIHITIWTPKDLTSEEKSILEKLRSHPNFKPHPGKDEKSFYERMKEYFS; translated from the coding sequence ATGGCAAAAAGAGATTTTTACGAAATATTGGGAGTAAGCAAAGGAGCTGATGCGGATGCAATAAAAAAAGCTTATCGTAAAGTAGCAATGCAATTTCATCCCGATCGAAATCCAGGGGATAAAGCAGCAGAAGAAAAATTTAAAGAAGCTGCAGAAGCTTATGAAATATTGAGCGATGCTGACAAAAAAGCACGCTATGATCGTTATGGACATGCAGGAGTTGACCCAAATGCTGGATTTGGAGGCAATGGAGGAAATGGCATGACCATGGATGATATTTTTAGTCATTTCGGAGATATTTTTGGAGATTCCGGTTCGCCATTTGAATCATTTTTTGGAGGACGCAGCGGAGGAGGTGGCAGAGCTCAAGGAGGTTCAAAAGGAAGCAATCTTCGGATCAAAGTCAGTATGACTTTAGAAGAAATTGCAAGCGGGATCACCAAGAAAATAAAAGTAAAAAAACAAGTCAATTGTAAAACCTGTAATGGTTCAGGTGCTAAAGATGCTAAATCTGTCAAAACCTGCAGTTCTTGTAATGGCCAAGGGTATGTACGACAAGTAAAAAATACCTTTCTGGGTCAAATGCAAACCACGACCACTTGTCCTACATGCAACGGTACCGGTCAAATGATATCTGCGGCATGTACTGCATGCAGGGGATCTGGAATGGAAGTAGGTGAAGAAACCATTGACATCCAAATTCCGGCTGGTGTAGAAGATGGTATGCAATTGTCTTTGCGGGGTAAAGGCAATGCAGGAAGTAAAGGAGGACCTGCTGGTGATTTATTAATAAGCATCGAGCAAAAGCCTCATGAACATTTTAGTCGTGAAGGAAACAACATCCATTACGATTTGTATTTAAATTTTGCTGATGCAGCCTTGGGTTGCCAGATGGAAGTACCCACGCTCCAAAGTGCTGCAAAAATCAAGGTTCCGGCGGGAACCCAAGCCGGCAAGATTTTCAGACTCAAGGATCTGGGACTCCCATCCGTACAATCCTACGAAAAAGGAGACGAACTGATTCACATTACCATTTGGACTCCAAAGGATCTTACTTCAGAAGAAAAATCCATCCTCGAAAAACTCCGCAGCCATCCAAACTTTAAACCGCATCCTGGTAAAGACGAAAAAAGTTTTTACGAACGAATGAAAGAGTATTTCAGTTAG
- a CDS encoding gliding motility lipoprotein GldH, protein MHFFQLLAILSLFSACNQSVIYKNEIQIENNEWDSTQILTFNWQVQDTASWYQLNLTLKHSIEMEYQNLYVKSTTGFPDQSQKEQIISLELFDNSGKPTGHCSGTKCNTEISLLQRFKFPFIGNYQISLSQYGRDQSVKGISSFELEVSKSK, encoded by the coding sequence ATGCATTTTTTTCAATTGCTTGCAATTCTTAGCTTATTTTCTGCATGCAATCAATCTGTGATTTATAAAAATGAAATCCAGATTGAAAATAATGAATGGGACAGTACTCAAATTTTAACATTCAACTGGCAGGTCCAGGATACTGCAAGTTGGTATCAATTAAATCTTACATTAAAACATTCCATTGAAATGGAATATCAAAACCTGTATGTAAAAAGTACAACGGGATTTCCGGATCAAAGCCAAAAAGAACAAATTATCAGTTTGGAATTGTTTGACAATTCCGGCAAACCAACCGGGCACTGTTCTGGTACAAAATGCAATACTGAAATTAGTTTACTTCAAAGATTTAAATTTCCATTTATTGGAAATTATCAAATTTCACTCAGTCAATATGGAAGAGATCAATCTGTTAAAGGAATTTCATCTTTTGAATTAGAAGTTTCTAAAAGTAAATAG
- a CDS encoding single-stranded DNA-binding protein, whose product MNNLRNSVRLIGNLGSNPEVKSLEKGNKVARFSIATNDTYIDKDGKKVTDTQWHNIVAWGKSAELVEEYLSKGSEIALEGKLTSRSYEAKDGEKKYFTEIVMAEMLMLGKKPTA is encoded by the coding sequence ATGAACAACCTAAGAAACAGCGTACGGCTGATTGGAAATCTGGGTTCTAACCCGGAAGTAAAATCCCTGGAAAAGGGAAATAAAGTAGCTCGTTTTTCTATAGCTACCAATGATACGTATATCGATAAAGACGGTAAGAAAGTAACCGATACCCAATGGCACAATATTGTAGCCTGGGGTAAATCGGCCGAACTGGTAGAAGAATATCTCAGCAAAGGAAGCGAAATTGCATTGGAGGGTAAATTAACTTCCAGATCTTATGAAGCTAAGGATGGAGAGAAAAAGTACTTTACTGAAATTGTAATGGCAGAAATGCTGATGTTAGGTAAAAAACCAACGGCCTGA